Sequence from the Pirellulales bacterium genome:
GGCCCCGTCGCGCGACGCTCGATCGAACTCGGCCCGAGCCGCCGTCGCGCCGCCGGAAACGTGCGAGACGTCCGCCAATCCGATCCGCATCGTCGTCTCGCGCGCGAGCAGCAACCGGACGTCGCTCTCGTGGATCGGAGTCGTGGGATGGCACGACATCGTGGGGTGCCGATCGAGCCGATAAACCGGGCTCTCGAGACCCGACCGCGCGAACACGTTGCCGAACGCGCAGTAGCGGCCCAAGATCGGCGCCCCGACGACGATGGGCGTGGCGATTGTGCTGAAGCGTTCTCGAGCGAGTTCCAGCGCCCGCCCGATGCTGCCGACTGCGGGCGAAGAGTCGAACGTCGAGCAGACCTTGTAGTGCACCAGCGGGGCGCCCAGCCGTCCCAATGCGTCGAACGCCGCCGGCAGCGCCGCATCCATCTGGGCGGGCGTCATGGAGCGGCTGACCCCCGCGACGCCCACCGCGCGCGCGTGAGGATGCCTCGCGAGCATTTCCGGCGTGGGAGGTTCCAAAAACAACACCGCAGGCAGGCCGGCGTTGGCGAGCGCCTCCATCACGTCGGCGCTGCCCGTGAAGTCGTCGCCGTAGTAGGCGAGCGTCAACGGCGGCAGCGGGACGCGACGAACGGCGTTCACCCCCGGTCCGGGCTTGGTTTCCATTTGCTTACTCCTCCTCCGCGTCCGAACGGAGCTTGACGCTGCAGCCTGTCGCCGCTGATTCGTACGCCGCCTCCACGAGCTCGAGCGTGCGCAGATTGTCGGCCGCGGTCGTCTCCGCGGGCGCCGTGGAGCGCAGGTCGGCGGTCAGATTCTGCAAGCACGGGACGATGCTCGCGTGAACCACGTCGTAATCGCGGTCGGCCCAGGGATACTGGTACGGCGCGTGACGTTTGACGTCGGTCAACTCCGACGTGGTCGTTCGCACCCAATAGTCGGGGCCGAGTTCGATCGATCCGCGTTCCCCCTCGATCAGCAGGAAGGTTTGCGGGAAGCGTTCGTTCTCCAGCCGGCTGGCGTAGCTCATTTCGCAATTCACCGTCGCCCCGCCGACGGTCCGGAGCATGACTGTTGCGACGTCTTCGCCGCGGATGCCCTGGTGAACCCGGCACGTCTGGCAATACGCCGACTCGAATTCCCCGAACAGGAACCGCGCCGCATCGAGGACGTGCGTTCCGATGTCCATCAGCAGGAAACGTTCGAGACTTCTCAAAAACGGCTGGTTGTCAAAAACGGGGAAGCTGTTGCTGTACTGAATCCGGGCGCGAAACACCTTGCCGACGGCATTCGCATCGAGCGCCGCCTTCACCGCGCGCAGCGGGGTTTGCCAGCGCCAGTTTTCGTGGACCAGCAACCTTGTTCCCGCCTCGCGGCATGCGGCGATCATCGCTCGCACGTCGGCGGTCGACTCCGCCAGCGGTTTCTGGCAGATTGCGTCGAGCTTGTGCTTTGCGACGAGTTCGACGAAGCGCCGATGCGTGCCGACGTCGGTGACGACGTCGATGAAATCGAACTCCTCCGCGGCCAGCATCGTCTCGACGTCGTCGTAAGTCGCCGGCACGTCGAATTCTGCTGCCAGTCGATCGGCCTTGCCCCGCGTGCGATTCGCGATGGCTGTGCAGCGGACTCCAGGAACGTGGCCCCACGCGGCCAACTGGTACTTGGCCCAGAATCCGGCGCCGATCATCCCGAATCGAAGCGTCTTCATGCTTAAGCATCCTCGCCGATGAGGTCGAACGTCGCGACGCCGTAGGGACCGATCGTCGTCGGGCGATCGACGGCGAAGCGGCTCCAGCGGTTGCGAAACTCCGCCGGTTGCCTCGCCGCCGACTCGGCCGTCCCTTCGTCGAGAAAACGACTCCGCACCATTCCAGCCTCAGCCGGAATTGCGTCGGTGAGATGAACGAGCGCGTCTCGCGGGCGCAGGTTGGCGACGATGAGTCGCTGCCGCATACAGCGCCGCAGGGCAAGGGCGTACAACTGCATCGGACTGCCGATCGACGTCGCGGCGAACTCGGCTCCTGCGAATTCGCCGATGTCGGCCAGCACGTGATACGCCGGAAACACGGCGCCAGGTTGCGAGGGGAACTTCTGCGGAAGCGGCGAGCCCGTCGCTCGTTCCATGAGCCCCCGCCAGCCGATCGTTTCGAAGTAAGTCAAGCGATCGGCGCCAGCGGCGGCCAACTCCCCGACGCTCGCCACGGTCCAGGCTGCGGCGAACGGCATGCGCTGACGCGGGTCGACAGAATCCGGAAGTTCCCCGGGCTGAGTCTGCCCATCCGTCGCTGTTGCGTTGGGATTGAACCGCGGCCGCAGGGTAATCGGCCCGACGACGATCGGCAACCCGCCGCTGAACGCCGCGGCGCTGCCGACGGTCGCTCCCTGCGCCTCGAGCGTCTCCATCAGCGAGGCGTCGTCGCATGCGTGCACTTGCGGATTGATCGAATAGCAGACCCCGTCCACCAGACGGAGATCGGGGCGCTCGCGATTCAGCTCGGCGAAGTACGCATCCGTTCCGCCCAGGATCCGAGCGCCAGGCGCAAGCGGGCGCAAGTGCCGCCGCGCCGCCTCAAGGCACGTGGCCGGGCTCGCTTTCGAGCCTGAGCGGAGGATCAGCCAATTGGCGATCGACGACGGACGCGCCTGACAAGTCGCGGCCAAATCGGCAAGTTCCGCCTCGAAGTCGTTCGTCAAGACGATCGCGAGGTCGAGCGGAGTCTGGAGCGATTCCGACAGCTCGTGTGCCGTTCGCAGCCGCTCTGTCCAGTCTGCGTTCGTCATCGCGACTGCGTGTCGCAAGTGCCCTGGCCGAAGTTGCCGCAAGCGCCCGACCTCGTCGGCCGAATGCCCCGGAACGTCATCAGTGGTGCACAACCCGAGCGACGGCAGGCGGCGCCCGTCGAACCGCAGCGAGGGCAACCGCTCGCCCCGAGA
This genomic interval carries:
- a CDS encoding Gfo/Idh/MocA family oxidoreductase, whose product is MKTLRFGMIGAGFWAKYQLAAWGHVPGVRCTAIANRTRGKADRLAAEFDVPATYDDVETMLAAEEFDFIDVVTDVGTHRRFVELVAKHKLDAICQKPLAESTADVRAMIAACREAGTRLLVHENWRWQTPLRAVKAALDANAVGKVFRARIQYSNSFPVFDNQPFLRSLERFLLMDIGTHVLDAARFLFGEFESAYCQTCRVHQGIRGEDVATVMLRTVGGATVNCEMSYASRLENERFPQTFLLIEGERGSIELGPDYWVRTTTSELTDVKRHAPYQYPWADRDYDVVHASIVPCLQNLTADLRSTAPAETTAADNLRTLELVEAAYESAATGCSVKLRSDAEEE